From a single Bombus terrestris chromosome 17, iyBomTerr1.2, whole genome shotgun sequence genomic region:
- the LOC125386704 gene encoding uncharacterized protein LOC125386704 — MFNALKCNRMNCPGYMLPKTFFEQEQDYICKICESIVPYAEIEKILENIGIYLSTMKKNDIIACKEFINRRYESTLHPNHFYNIDVTIALAQLIGQQTGGLAAVEKDLLIEKIELCKKLDKLLKTLVPAENRIRGLILFELHAAHADLSRRHTEMEILVPLLQESKKYLVDGYQLLKYEPKVLPEGKIAQHAEQNLHEINKLLKRFNVT, encoded by the exons GAATTGTCCAGGATACATGTTACCAAAAACTTTTTTTGAACAGGAACAGGATTATATATGCAAAATTTGTGAATCAATTGTTCCTTATgcggaaattgaaaaaatattagaaaatattggtATATACCTTTCAACCATGAAGAAAAATGACATTATTGCatgtaaagaatttataaatcgtCGTTACGAAAGTACTCTCCACCCAAATCATTTTTACAACATTGATGTAACGATTGCTCTGGCTCAATTGATTGGACAACAAACTGGAGGATTAGCAGCAGTAGAAAAAGATCTTCTCATCGAGAAAATAGAATTATGCAAAAAACTGGATAAATTGCTCAAGACACTCGTTCCtg CTGAAAATCGAATTCGAGGCCTGATTCTTTTCGAATTACATGCAGCCCACGCAGACCTTAGTAGGAGACATACAGAAATGGAGATTTTAGTGCCATTATTG CAGGAGTCAAAGAAGTATTTAGTTGATGGCTATCAATTACTGAAGTACGAACCAAAAGTTCTACCGGAAGGAAAAATAGCTCAACATGCAGAACAAAATTTACACGAAATAAATAAGCTCTTAAAACGATTCAATGTAACATAA